In the Acomys russatus chromosome 11, mAcoRus1.1, whole genome shotgun sequence genome, one interval contains:
- the Psap gene encoding prosaposin, whose amino-acid sequence MYALVLVASLLVTALTSPVQDPKKCSGGSAVLCTDLKTAVDCGALKHCQQMVWSKPTAKSLPCDVCKTVVTEIGNMLKDNSTQDQILHYLEKTCEWIHESSLSSSCKEAVDSYLPVILDMIKGEMSNPGEVCSSLNLCQSLQKYLAEQNRQKQLESNKIPEVDMASVVAPFMANIPLLLYPQDRPHSQPQAKANDDVCQDCVKMVTDIQTSVRTNTTFVKGLVEHFKEECDRLGPGIADMCKNYITQYSDVAVQMLMHMQPRDICVLAGFCDEVKKVPMKTLVPANEAIKNILPALELMEPHEKDLLQAQSVIFCQACQFLMQKLSELLANNATEELLVRGLGKACSLLPPPTSTKCQEVVETYGPSLLDILLHEVTPNLVCGVVHFCSDSPASMETLEQPALPIVPALPKQPELPKQSALRAHVPSQKNGGFCEVCKQLVKYLEHNLEKNSTKEEILAALEKGCSFLPDPYQKQCDDFVAEYEPLLVEVLVEVMDPSFVCSKIRACPSAYKLLLGTEKCVWGPSYWCQNMETAARCNAVDHCKRHVWN is encoded by the exons CTCTGACCAGCCCTGTCCAAGACCCGAAGAAATGCTCTGGGGGGTCAGCAGTGCTGTGCACAGACCTGAAGACGGCGGTGGATTGTGGGGCCCTGAAGCACTGTCAGCAGATGGTCTGGAGCAAGCCTACAGCG AAATCCCTTCCGTGCGACGTATGCAAAACTGTTGTCACTGAAATTGGGAACATGCTGAAAGACAATTCCACTCAG GATCAGATCCTTCATTACCTGGAGAAGACCTGTGAGTGGATTCATGAGTCCAGCCTGTCTTCCTCGTGCAAGGAGGCAGTTGACTCTTACCTGCCTGTTATCCTGGACATGATTAAGGGGGAGATG AGCAACCCTGGGGAAGTGTGCTCCTCACTCAACCTGTGTCAGTCCCTTCAGAAGTACTTGGCTGAGCAAAACCGCCAGAAACAGCTTGAGTCCAACAAGATCCCGGAGGTGGACATGGCCAGTGTGGTTGCCCCCTTCATGGCCAACATCCCTCTCTTGCTGTACCCTCAGGATCGCCCCCACAGCCAGCCCCAAGCCAAG GCCAATGATGATGTCTGCCAGGACTGTGTGAAGATGGTGACCGACATCCAGACTTCTGTGAGGACCAATACCACCTTTGTCAAGGGCTTGGTGGAGCACTTCAAGGAGGAGTGTGATCGCCTGGGGCCGGGCATAGCTGACATG tgCAAGAACTACATTACCCAGTACTCTGACGTTGCCGTCCAGATGTTGATGCACATG CAACCCAGGGACATTTGTGTTCTGGCTGGATTCTGTGATGAGGTCAAGAAAGTGCCAATGAAGACTCTGGTCCCAGCCAATGAGGCCATCAAGAACATTCTCCCTGCCCTGGAACTGATGGAGCCGCATGAG AAGGATCTGTTACAGGCCCAAAGCGTGATCTTCTGCCAGGCTTGTCAGTTTCTGATGCAGAAGTTGTCTGAACTGCTTGCCAACAATGCCACTGAG GAACTACTAGTTAGAGGTTTGGGCAAAGCATGCTCACTGCTACCCCCTCCTACTTCGACCAAGtgccaggaggtggtggagaCCTATGGTCCCTCCCTGCTGGACATCCTTCTGCATGAAGTGACCCCAAAcctggtgtgtggtgtggtccACTTCTGTTCTGATAGCCCTGCTTCGATGGAGACACTTGAGCAGCCTGCGTTGCCCATCGTACCTGCACTGCCAAAACAGCCTGAACTGCCCAAACAGTCTGCATTGCGCG CACACGTGCCTTCTCAGAAGAACGGTGGGTTCTGTGAAGTGTGCAAGCAACTGGTCAAATATTTGGAGCACAACCTGGAGAAAAACAGCACCAAGGAAGAGATACTGGCTGCACTTGAGAAGGGCTGCAGCTTTCTGCCCGACCCCTACCAGAAGCAG TGTGATGATTTTGTGGCTGAGTATGAGCCCTTGCTAGTGGAAGTCCTTGTGGAAGTGATGGATCCTTCCTTTGTGTGCTCG AAAATTAGAGCTTGCCCTTCTGCCTATAAgctgctgctgggaactgagaaGTGCGTCTGGGGCCCTAGCTACTGGTGTCAGAACATGGAGACTGCAGCCCGATGCAAT gCTGTCGACCATTGCAAACGCCATGTGTGGAACTAG